From one Culex quinquefasciatus strain JHB chromosome 3, VPISU_Cqui_1.0_pri_paternal, whole genome shotgun sequence genomic stretch:
- the LOC6047013 gene encoding rhodanese domain-containing protein CG4456 isoform X1 has translation MCAALLNWVSNLFTAGNSMSIATYEEVLDLPNHPEKLLIDVRGVDEVASTGAIPTAVNIPLPTVEQALQLPADEFKAKYGRDKPTPETEVIFSCKLGGRAQTATNTALGLGFTNAKNYKGSWTEWAAKQGK, from the exons ATGTGTGCTGCACTTCTTAACTGG GTCTCCAACTTGTTCACCGCCGGCAACAGCATGTCGATCGCCACCTACGAGGAAGTCCTGGACCTGCCGAACCACCCGGAAAAGCTGCTGATTGACGTCCGTGGCGTGGACGAGGTCGCCTCAACGGGGGCCATCCCGACTGCCGTCAACATTCCAC TTCCCACCGTCGAGCAGGCCCTGCAGCTGCCAGCGGATGAGTTCAAGGCCAAGTACGGGCGCGACAAGCCCACGCCGGAAACCGAGGTTATCTTTTCCTGCAAGCTGGGAGGCCGGGCGCAGACCGCAACCAACACAGCCCTCGGACTAGGGTTTAccaa TGCCAAAAACTACAAGGGTTCCTGGACCGAGTGGGCTGCCAAGCAGGGCAAGTGA
- the LOC6047013 gene encoding rhodanese domain-containing protein CG4456 isoform X3, which produces MSIATYEEVLDLPNHPEKLLIDVRGVDEVASTGAIPTAVNIPLPTVEQALQLPADEFKAKYGRDKPTPETEVIFSCKLGGRAQTATNTALGLGFTNAKNYKGSWTEWAAKQGK; this is translated from the exons ATGTCGATCGCCACCTACGAGGAAGTCCTGGACCTGCCGAACCACCCGGAAAAGCTGCTGATTGACGTCCGTGGCGTGGACGAGGTCGCCTCAACGGGGGCCATCCCGACTGCCGTCAACATTCCAC TTCCCACCGTCGAGCAGGCCCTGCAGCTGCCAGCGGATGAGTTCAAGGCCAAGTACGGGCGCGACAAGCCCACGCCGGAAACCGAGGTTATCTTTTCCTGCAAGCTGGGAGGCCGGGCGCAGACCGCAACCAACACAGCCCTCGGACTAGGGTTTAccaa TGCCAAAAACTACAAGGGTTCCTGGACCGAGTGGGCTGCCAAGCAGGGCAAGTGA
- the LOC6047013 gene encoding rhodanese domain-containing protein CG4456 isoform X2: protein MCAALLNWVSNLFTAGNSMSIATYEEVLDLPNHPEKLLIDVRGVDEVASTGAIPTAVNIPLDQVEKAFAPETTSEEFLKLYGVAKPDKDRYIIMSCRTGRRSQMALDTISALGYSK from the exons ATGTGTGCTGCACTTCTTAACTGG GTCTCCAACTTGTTCACCGCCGGCAACAGCATGTCGATCGCCACCTACGAGGAAGTCCTGGACCTGCCGAACCACCCGGAAAAGCTGCTGATTGACGTCCGTGGCGTGGACGAGGTCGCCTCAACGGGGGCCATCCCGACTGCCGTCAACATTCCAC TGGACCAAGTGGAGAAGGCCTTTGCGCCGGAGACCACTTCGGAGGAGTTTTTGAAACTGTACGGAGTTGCGAAGCCGGACAAGGATCGCTACATCATAATGTCCTGTCGAACGGGACGTCGTAGCCAGATGGCGCTGGACACGATCAGTGCGCTGGGGTATTCCAAGTAA